The sequence below is a genomic window from Clostridium putrefaciens.
AATTTATAATCTTTTGCACAATATGTACATAAATTATCATCAAATATATTCTGTTCTAAGACTCCGAATGAATTTAGTTGATACTTAAGACAGGCCGTTATATTTAAATTATTTCCTTCAAATATACTTTTATTATTATAAAATTCTTCCTTTTTAAATTCTTCCTTAACTCCCTCACCTACTTCATAGCAACATACCCCATTATGTGGACCTATATAAGCTACAATATTCTCTGCCTTAGTTCCATACTCCTCCTTCATTTTCTGTAATGTCTTAAGCAAAATCAATTTATAAGTTCCTCTCCATCCACTATGAACAGCTGCCATAGCTTTTGTGTCTTTGTCAAAAATAAGTATAGGTGCACAGTCTGCTGTAAAAACCCCAATAGCTATATCCCTCTTTTTACAGATGATTGCATCACCTATTTCTTCACCTTTTGGATTAACCTTTATAATGTCACTATGCAATTGTTTTAAATATTTAATTTCCTTTAAGTTCATAATATCTTTTAATTTATTTATATTTAAGATTCCATCATTCTCGTCTATTTTAAAACTTACTTCATTATAAGATGTGGAAAAATAAAAATTAGCTCCACCAATAACTTCATGAATAAACTGAAACCTTTTATCTATCAATATATCTTTCACTAAATTCCTCCATCAACAAAACCATATTTTAACTTTATATATTTTAATATAGTTATCACGTATTTTAAATATACATAGTAACTTTATAACATTTTAGCCAAACTACTAGAGCTTGGCTAAAATATTATTTACTCATTATACTTTTAATTTCTTCCATAAAGGAGTTTATATCCTTAAATTGTCTATATACTGATGCAAATCTAACATAAGATATTTCGTCTACTTCCTTTAACCTGTCCATAATCATTTCGCCTATATCCTCTGATTTTATTTCTGTAGTCATGCTATTACTTAATTCTTTTTCTATATCACTTGCTAAACTCTCTATTTGTGACCTTGATATAGGTCTTTTTTGACAAGCTTTTATTAATCCATTTATTATCTTGTTTTTATCAAAGTATTCTCTTGCAAGATCTTTCTTTATGACTAATATAGGAATGTCTTCAACTTTTTCATAGGTTGTATATCTTTTACTACAAGATACACATTCTCGTCTCCTCCTAATCGCTAGCTTGTCTTCTGTAGCTCTAGAATCTACAACCCTACTTTCTTCGTAAGCGCAGTATGGACATTTCAAAGCATTCCCACCTTTCTTCATAATTATTGATTTTATTTAATTATACACACTTTTCTATGTAATTTCTACATACTATGCATCTTCTCTAATTATATAATTATCAACTAGTATAACATCTACACCTATTTTAAGAATCTTTTCCCAAGGTATTTCTATAACATCTATTTTACTAAACCAAGAATTCTTTTGAACTGGTACTATTACAGAAACTATTTTGTAATTTTCACAATCAACCTTTACATCTTTTATATATCCGAGTTTCACTCCTGTGTTTATATCTATAACTTCCATAACCTTTATATTATTTATAGAATGCATATCCATTTCCATGAAAATCCCCCCTATTAATTTGACTTAATTATCATTTAAGATGTTTTTCAATATATAAATACGTCTTTATATTTATTCCCATAATACATTAATATTGTATATAATGAATTCTATGACCTTTATAAAAATTTCTAAGGTTCATATTTAGATTTACCTCCTAGTAAATATTTTCTATATGAACCTTAGAATAAATTTATGCATTAATAATATTTATATGTACTTTTTCATATGTTTTAATGCTGTTTTTTCTAACCTAGATACTTGAGCCTGTGATATACCTATTTCTTCTGCTACCTCCATTTGGGTCCTCCCATCAAAAAAGCGTAGATTTAATATAAGTTTTTCTCTATTGTTTAACTTTTTCATGGCTTCTTTTATTGATATATCTTGTAGCCAACTGTCATCAATATTTTTAGTATCTTTTATTTGATCCATTACATATATAGCATCTCCTCCGTCATGATATATAGGTTCAAATAAAGATACTGGATCTTGTATGGCATCTAAAGCAAACACAACCTCTTCCCGTGGGATATTTAGTTCCTTTGCAATTTGAGATATAGTAGGTTCTTTATTGTTTTCATTTACTAATTTATCTCTTGCCATTAAAGCTTTATATGCTATATCCCTTAAAGATCTACTAACTCTTATAGAATTGTTATCTCTTAGGTATCGTCTTATTTCTCCTATTATCATAGGAACAGCATAGGTTGAAAATCGAACATTTTGACTTAAATCAAAGTTATCTATAGCTTTCATAAGACCTATACATCCTACTTGAAAAAGGTCATCTGCATTTTCTCCTCTATTATTAAATCTTTGAATCACACTTAAAACCAATCTAAGATTACCTTTAATAAAGTCATCTCTTGAGCTATCATCCCCATTTTGAATCTCAAGTAACATCTTTTTCATTTCTTTATCTTTTAAAACCGGTAACTTAGATGTATTAACTCCGCAAATTTCAACCTTATTGATCATCATAAAAATCAGTCCCTTCAGAGTAATTGCATTTTAATTATTCCCTGAAGAAATAACTTTTATACTAGAGACAAACTATAACATTTTATTTATTTCCTTTTTTAATCTTTTAATTATTCTTTTTTCTAATCTAGAAATATAAGATTGTGATATACCAAGCATATCAGCTACTTCCTTTTGAGTCTTTTCGTTTTTCCCAACTAATCCAAACCTTAATTTAACTATTTCTTTTTCTCTATCATTAAGCTTTTCCATGGCTAGAAATAATAATTCTTTATCCACCTCATCTTCTATAATGTTATATACCATATCGCTTTCTGTTCCTAATATATCAGATAATAAAAGTTCATTTCCATCCCAGTCTATATTTAAAGGTTCATAAAATGATATTTCAGCTTTTATTTTACTATTACGCCTTAAGTACATTAGTATTTCATTTTCTATACATCTAGATCCATAGGTTGCAAGCTTAATCTTTTTTTCCGGATTAAAGGTATTTACAGCTTTAATAAGTCCTATAGTTCCAACAGAAATTAAATCTTCTATAGCTATACCTGTATTTTCAAACTTTCTTGCTATATAAACAACTAATCTTAAATTTCTTTCTATTAAAACACTCCTTACAGTTTCTTCCCCCTTCATAAGCCTTAGTACTAAATCTTCTTCCTCTTCTCTTGTTAAAGGTGGAGGTAGTGCATCGTTACCTCCTATATAATAAATTTTCTTAAAAAATAATTCAAACTTTGATATTATCCTATTAATAAGTACTTTAATATTCATCTTCTTACCCCCTTTATAATATTCCTCTTGATAATAAAGCAGAATACTCTCCACCTTTGCTTAATGAATTGTCACATATACATATAATGGCTTCTATTGGCTTAATGGATACCTTTTCATCTTTCTTATAAGATAGTGTAATATATTCTGGTTTAAACCCCTGTAACCTTCCCTTAGAGCCATTTACAACTTGGTAGGGTATCATATATCTTTCTTTCTCTTCTAATGTTATATCACCTAAAGCCCCCCTTTCAACAATAATAACAGGCAAGTCAGTAGCAGGCTCCCTGAGTTCATTTCCAGTATCCAAAAAACCTTTAAAAGATTTTACTTTACCTTTGTAAAATATTTCTACACTATATATTAAATTATCAACAATATATCTATCTTTTATAAAATTTATTATTCGATTTATGAATATATATAATATCATCATAGACATTAATATATATTTATAAGAAAAGCTCTCCAAAGTCTTATTTTGATCCATTATATTTATATTATTTATACCCATAAAAAAACATAATCCACTTAACAACATCGAATATATAATGTAAATTGCAGAAGATTTTAATATAAATCCTACATTTAACTTCTTAAATGCAATAATCATAAAACCCATAACTAAAGGTATCTTTATATAAATTGCATTAAAGATATTTAACTTTGGTATCAATATAACCATTACATATGATGTAGCAAAAACTGCAGATAATATAGCATTTGTAACTTTGAGCTTTATCTTCATAGTATCTGAGGTTATACATATTAAGAATAAATTTACTATGAAATTTTCAATTAGCAGTACATCTAAATAAACTATCAATTTCACCACTCCCTTAGTAACATTATATATCTACATTATTCAAAATTTTGTCATTTCATATAGGTTATATATTTATTTTTAAATTATCTTTTTACAAAAAACACTTTAAACTTCTAATAAGTATTAAAAATTAAAATAAAAAAAACTTGATGCAATTTCATCAAGTTTTTTTATTTCTATATTTATCTTCTCTGTTTTCTTAAAAATGCCGGTATTTCTAACTGGCTATCTTCGTAAGTATCCGAAGTGGCAGCAGCTTCTTCTATAGGCTCTTTGTTGCTTTTATCACTTACTACATTTTGCATATCCTTTTTAGGTTTCTTAGAAGTTTCTTCTTCAAATCCAGTAGCAATAACAGTGATTCTTATCTCATCTTTTAGATTTTCATCTATTACAGCACCAAATATTATATTTGCATCTGGATCTGCAGCTCCTTGAACTATTTCAGCTGCTTCGTTTATTTCAAGTAAACCAAGATCTGAACCTCCCGTAACATTTAGTAGTACTCCTGTAGCTCCGACAATGGATGTTTCTAGTAAAGGACTAGATATAGCTTGTTTTGCCGCATCTTGAGCCCTG
It includes:
- the pgeF gene encoding peptidoglycan editing factor PgeF, with the translated sequence MKDILIDKRFQFIHEVIGGANFYFSTSYNEVSFKIDENDGILNINKLKDIMNLKEIKYLKQLHSDIIKVNPKGEEIGDAIICKKRDIAIGVFTADCAPILIFDKDTKAMAAVHSGWRGTYKLILLKTLQKMKEEYGTKAENIVAYIGPHNGVCCYEVGEGVKEEFKKEEFYNNKSIFEGNNLNITACLKYQLNSFGVLEQNIFDDNLCTYCAKDYKLHSYRKTGVNSGRLFSFLYYS
- the nrdR gene encoding transcriptional regulator NrdR; translation: MKCPYCAYEESRVVDSRATEDKLAIRRRRECVSCSKRYTTYEKVEDIPILVIKKDLAREYFDKNKIINGLIKACQKRPISRSQIESLASDIEKELSNSMTTEIKSEDIGEMIMDRLKEVDEISYVRFASVYRQFKDINSFMEEIKSIMSK
- a CDS encoding YlmC/YmxH family sporulation protein, which codes for MEMDMHSINNIKVMEVIDINTGVKLGYIKDVKVDCENYKIVSVIVPVQKNSWFSKIDVIEIPWEKILKIGVDVILVDNYIIREDA
- the sigG gene encoding RNA polymerase sporulation sigma factor SigG yields the protein MMINKVEICGVNTSKLPVLKDKEMKKMLLEIQNGDDSSRDDFIKGNLRLVLSVIQRFNNRGENADDLFQVGCIGLMKAIDNFDLSQNVRFSTYAVPMIIGEIRRYLRDNNSIRVSRSLRDIAYKALMARDKLVNENNKEPTISQIAKELNIPREEVVFALDAIQDPVSLFEPIYHDGGDAIYVMDQIKDTKNIDDSWLQDISIKEAMKKLNNREKLILNLRFFDGRTQMEVAEEIGISQAQVSRLEKTALKHMKKYI
- the sigE gene encoding RNA polymerase sporulation sigma factor SigE; this translates as MNIKVLINRIISKFELFFKKIYYIGGNDALPPPLTREEEEDLVLRLMKGEETVRSVLIERNLRLVVYIARKFENTGIAIEDLISVGTIGLIKAVNTFNPEKKIKLATYGSRCIENEILMYLRRNSKIKAEISFYEPLNIDWDGNELLLSDILGTESDMVYNIIEDEVDKELLFLAMEKLNDREKEIVKLRFGLVGKNEKTQKEVADMLGISQSYISRLEKRIIKRLKKEINKML
- the spoIIGA gene encoding sigma-E processing peptidase SpoIIGA, with protein sequence MIVYLDVLLIENFIVNLFLICITSDTMKIKLKVTNAILSAVFATSYVMVILIPKLNIFNAIYIKIPLVMGFMIIAFKKLNVGFILKSSAIYIIYSMLLSGLCFFMGINNINIMDQNKTLESFSYKYILMSMMILYIFINRIINFIKDRYIVDNLIYSVEIFYKGKVKSFKGFLDTGNELREPATDLPVIIVERGALGDITLEEKERYMIPYQVVNGSKGRLQGFKPEYITLSYKKDEKVSIKPIEAIICICDNSLSKGGEYSALLSRGIL